One window of the Salvia splendens isolate huo1 chromosome 1, SspV2, whole genome shotgun sequence genome contains the following:
- the LOC121742133 gene encoding transcription initiation factor IIA large subunit-like, producing MESTGTSNIYIHVIEDVINKVRDEFVSDGGPGDDVLAELQGIWELKMMHAGAILGPIDRSAKQKAAGGPVTPNPVHDLNVPYEGTEEYETPTADMLFPPTPLQTPMQTPLPGMAQTPLPGTAQTPLPGTAQTPLPGNDSSPYYSIPTGGTPITPNEYSSNNDNGGEGQMRTGGGRPSQYMQPPSTWLSQRPPLDVNVAYVEGREEGDKGAPNHPPTQDFFLMPSGKRKREDIPPQYHSGGYIPQQDGAGDVLPEVLKVGPGSIVQIPVQKGSLSCRIPQLDGPIPDPYDDALSTPNIYNYQGVINEDYNIVNTPMPNDMQAATLAPIPNEPVDDDDDEPLNEDDDDELDDLEQGEDVNTAHLVLAQFDKVTRTKSRWKCTLKDGIMRVNNKDILFNKATGEFDF from the exons ATGGAGAGCACCGGCACCAGCAATATCTACATCCACGTCATCGAGGACGTCATCAACAAGGTCCGAGATGAGTTCGTCTCCGATGGGGGTCCCGGAGACGACGTCCTTGCTGAACTCCAAGGA ATATGGGAACTGAAAATGATGCACGCTGGCGCTATTTTGGGTCCAATAGACAGGTCGGCGAAGCAGAAAGCAGCAGGAGGTCCGGTGACGCCTAATCCCGTGCATGATCTTAACGTACCTTATGAAGGCACTGAGGAGTATGAAACTCCCACTGCTGATATGCTCTTTCCTCCG ACCCCATTACAAACACCTATGCAGACGCCATTGCCAGGGATGGCCCAGACACCATTGCCTGGAACAGCTCAGACTCCCCTTCCTGGAACAGCTCAAACTCCTCTTCCTGGAAATGACAGCAGTCCGTACTACAGCATTCCTACTGGTGGAACCCCGATAACCCCCAATGAATACTCCTCTAATAATGACAATGGTGGTGAAGGTCAGATGAGAACTGGAGGTGGAAGACCTAGCCAATATATG CAACCACCTTCAACTTGGTTGAGTCAAAGGCCACCTCTTGATGTGAATGTTG CTTATGTGGAAGGTCGGGAGGAGGGTGACAAGGGAGCGCCCAATCATCCACCAACTCAG GATTTTTTCTTGATGCCTTCTGGAAAACGAAAACGTGAGGACATTCCTCCACAATATCATTCTGGTGGATATATCCCCCAACAGGATGGAGCTGGAGATGTTTTACCTGAGGTGTTAAAG GTGGGTCCAGGGAGCATTGTACAAATACCTGTTCAAAAAGGATCACTGTCTTGTAGGATTCCTCAGTTGGATGGACCCATACCGGATCCATACGATGATGCGCTTTCTACTCCCAAT ATATACAATTATCAAGGAGTCATCAATGAAGACTACAACATAGTGAACACGCCTATGCCCAATG ATATGCAAGCAGCAACTCTTGCTCCCATTCCAAATGAACCTGTCGATGACGACGATGATGAACCCTTAAATGAAGACGACGATGATGAGTTGGACGATCTGGAACAGGGGGAGGATGTAAACACAGCACATCTAGTTCTAGCTCAGTTCGACAAG GTGACAAGAACCAAGAGCAGGTGGAAGTGCACACTGAAGGATGGCATTATGCGCGTAAATAACAAAGACATTCTGTTCAACAAG GCGACGGGAGAATTCGACTTCTGA
- the LOC121742091 gene encoding ATP-dependent zinc metalloprotease FTSH 10, mitochondrial-like, translating into MIHSRIGASLSRSSRYRNLINGARKGRPLICNKESLGAPGSDSLDGYLNQFEGKLECLRGYLAAAGANRGSAFGASFSDFKYLAGNPGINRFFSSKAPKKKNYENFYPKDKKEIPKKSERKSESKEEGKKSEDEGNSMTFTMDLQNIIASLLVIGLFSSAMSSKPNAEKQISFQEFKNKLLEPGLVDHIVISNKSVAKVYVRSSPQNLSGSTDSTEGSDFDTPVSDTQPKAKTSQYKYYFNIGSVETFEEKLEEAQEALGIDPHDYVPVTYVSEGAWLQELMRFAPTLLLLGSLFFISRKMQAGFGVGGGGGKGGRGIFNIGKAHFTKMDKNAKNKIYFKDVAGCDEAKQEIMEFVHFLKNPKKYEELGAKIPKGALLVGPPGTGKTLLAKATAGESGVPFLSISGSDFMEMFVGVGPSRVRSLFQEARQCAPSIIFIDEIDAIGRARGRGGMSGSHDERESTLNQLLVEMDGFGTTAGVVVLAGTNRPDILDNALLRPGRFDRQISIDKPDIKGREQIFQIYLKKIKLDNEPSYFSQRLAALTPGFAGADIANVCNEAALIAARSEQAEVKMEHFDSAIDRIIGGLEKKNRVVSKIERRTVAYHESGHAVAGWFLEHAEPLLKVTIVPRGTAALGFAQYVPNENLLMTKEQLLDMTCMTLGGRAAEQVMLGKISTGAQNDLEKVTKMTYAQVAVYGFSDKVGLLSFPQRDDGFEMSKPYSSKTANLIDTEVREWVTTAYKRTVELIEERKEQVGKIAELLLEKETLHQEDMVRVLGERPFKPAERTNYDRYKDGFAEDEKEQSVEVIESTSEDDGAAPLAPEAVPT; encoded by the exons ATGATCCATTCCAGAATCGGAGCTTCGCTATCTCGCTCCTCTCGTTACAGA AATCTGATTAACGGAGCTAGAAAGGGGAGGCCCCTCATTTGTAATAAAGAGAGTTTGGGAGCTCCGGGTTCAGATAGTTTGGATGGCTATCTCAATCAGTTTGAAGGGAAGTTAGAGTGCCTGAGAGGCTATTTAGCTGCGGCTGGAGCTAATAGAGGATCAGCTTTTGGGGCATCTTTTTCAGATTTTAAATACCTAGCTGGAAATCCCGGAATTAATAGATTTTTCTCTAGTAAAGCGCCAAAGAAGAAGA ATTACGAGAATTTTTATCCCAAAGACAAGAAGGAGATTCCGAAAAAGAGTGAGCGGAAGTCTGAATCAAAAG AGGAAGGGAAGAAATCTGAGGATGAAGGCAACAGTATGACATTTACTATGGACCTCCAGAATATAATCGCTTCTTTACTGGTTATTGGGTTGTTCTCTTCAGCAATGTCGTCAAAGCCGAATGCAGAGAAACAG ATTAGTTTCCAAGAGTTCAAAAATAAGCTTCTGGAACCAGGTTTAGTCGACCATATTGTTATTTCAAATAAATCTGTTGCCAAAGTTTATGTAAGAAGCTCGCCGCAGAATCTTAGTGGCAGCACTGATTCAACTGAAGGATCTGACTTTGATACTCCGGTTAGCGACACACAGCCAAAAGCAAAAACAAGTCAATATAAATACTACTTCAACATTGGAAGTGTTGAAACATTTGAAGAAAAATTGGAGGAAGCCCAAGAAGCATTGGGCATCGACCCACATGATTATGTACCCGTTACATATGTTTCTGAAGGGGCCTGGCTCCAAGAGTTGATGAGGTTTGCTCCCACTCTTTTGTTATTGGGATCACTTTTCTTTATAAGCCGGAAAATGCAAGCTGGATTCGGAGTAGGTGGTGGTGGCGGAAAGGGTGGCCGTGGAATCTTTAACATTGGGAAAGCTCACTTTACGAAGATGGATAAGAACGCAAAAAATAag ATTTACTTCAAAGATGTTGCTGGCTGTGATGAAGCAAAACAAGAGATTATGGAGTTTGTACATTTCCTGAAGAACCCAAAAAAGTATGAGGAACTGGGGGCCAAAATACCTAAAGGAGCTCTATTGGTTGGACCTCCTGGGACTGGTAAAACGCTCCTAGCAAAAGCTACAGCTGGTGAATCTGGTGTGCCTTTTCTGTCCATATCTGGCTCTGATTTCATGGAGATGTTTGTGGGAGTTGGGCCCTCGAGGGTAAGAAGCTTGTTCCAAGAGGCAAGGCAATGCGCACCTAGTATCATATTCATAGATGAGATTGATGCAATTGGTCGAGCAAGGGGACGTGGGGGGATGTCTGGTTCCCATGATGAGCGTGAAAGCACTCTCAACCAGTTGCTTGTGGAAATGGATGGATTTGGAACAACTGCTGGTGTGGTTGTTCTTGCTGGCACCAATAGACCAGATATCTTAGACAACGCGTTGTTGAGACCTGGTCGATTTGATCGGCAAATTAGCATAGACAAACCAGATATCAAGGGTCGGGAGCAAATATTCCAGATCTATCTGAAGAAGATTAAACTTGACAATGAACCTTCTTACTTCTCTCAGAGACTAGCAGCCCTCACTCCTGGATTTGCAGGTGCAGATATTGCAAATGTTTGCAATGAAGCTGCTCTAATTGCTGCTAGATCTGAGCAAGCAGAGGTGAAAATGGAACATTTTGATTCAGCTATAGACAGAATTATCGGTGGTCTTGAGAAGAAAAATAGG GTTGTAAGTAAGATTGAACGCAGGACCGTAGCCTATCATGAATCAGGTCATGCTGTGGCTGGCTGGTTTTTAGAACATGCAGAACCCTTGTTGAAGGTCACTATCGTTCCTCGTGGTACTGCTGCACTTGGCTTTGCTCAATATGTTCCTAATGAGAATCTTCTCATGACGAAAGAGCAGCTTCTTGATATGACTTGCATGACTCTTGGTGGACGGGCAGCTGAACAG GTGATGCTGGGAAAGATATCAACTGGAGCTCAGAATGATTTGGAGAAGGTCACCAAGATGACGTATGCACAAGTAGCAGTCTATGGTTTTAGCGATAAAGTTGGACTTCTCTCTTTTCCCCAGAGGGATGATGGATTCGAGATGAGCAAGCCCTATAGCAGCAAAACAGCCAATCTGATAGACACTGAAGTCCGCGAATGGGTGACAACGGCGTACAAACGGACAGTTGAATTAATTGAGGAGCGCAAGGAACAAGTGGGTAAGATTGCGGAGTTGTTACTGGAAAAGGAAACTCTTCACCAGGAGGACATGGTGCGCGTGCTGGGTGAGAGACCTTTCAAACCGGCGGAGAGGACAAATTACGATAGATACAAGGATGGATTTGCAGAGGATGAGAAGGAGCAGAGCGTGGAGGTTATTGAAAGTACATCTGAGGATGATGGAGCTGCGCCGCTTGCACCGGAGGCTGTCCCAACGTAG